A region from the Leishmania panamensis strain MHOM/PA/94/PSC-1 chromosome 20 sequence genome encodes:
- a CDS encoding methyltransferase-like protein (TriTrypDB/GeneDB-style sysID: LpmP.20.2460) produces MPAPRPELENPPEVFYNATEARRYTLSTRVRRIQRDMTLRALELLNLPKDDATTATGVNCSALLLDIGSGSGLSGDVLTEQGHVWIGVDISCDMLRIAKEDELVYYDMGAAQKTVETEEAFLTSSSNARFDASHVKWGLIASEDDREEVGLSEEKKGGDGEDDDGASGERSSSAAAGSGAAPGPHMVEVLQNDIGAGLPFRPGTFDGCISISVLQWLCHSTKKGEVPQRRLMALFQSLYNALRRGAKAIFQFYPSDPEQVHLITRAAMKCGFNGGVVVDFPHSARAKKYYLVLQAGQAQGGFVPPPALTAEVESVSDSDDGGSEGDSASSGEAFYDSGANGVENDDELYDSNSRKRVRVGGRDVQHSSKRARASSAHRQRHRRKDNRPATGTREWVLLKKEERRRRGYQTTTDSKYTMRQRKPRF; encoded by the coding sequence ATGCCAGCTCCACGCCCAGAGCTGGAGAACCCACCGGAGGTGTTCTACAATGCCACCGAGGCACGTAGGTACACCCTGAgtacgcgtgtgcgcaggaTTCAGCGCGACATGACTCTGcgtgcgctggagctgctcaaCTTGCCAAAGGATGACGCGACAACGGCGACTGGTGTGAATTGCTCTGCCCTGCTGCTCGACATAGGCAGCGGTAGCGGCTTGAGCGGGGACGTGTTGACCGAGCAGGGTCACGTGTGGATAGGCGTCGATATCAGTTGTGACATGCTGCGTATTGCCAAGGAAGATGAGCTGGTTTACTATGACATGGGTGCGGCGCAGAAGACGGTTGAAACGGAGGAGGCGTTCCTAACAAGCAGTAGTAATGCTCGGTTCGACGCAAGTCATGTAAAGTGGGGCCTTATCGCTTCCGAGGATGAccgagaggaggtgggcctgtcggaagagaagaagggaggcgacggagaggaTGACGACGGTGCGAGCGGGGAGAGGTCTagcagtgcagcggcaggtaGCGGCGCGGCACCAGGGCCGCACATGGTGGAGGTGCTTCAGAACGACATTGGCGCGGGGCTGCCGTTTCGCCCTGGCACGTTTGACGGCTGCATCTCCAtctcggtgctgcagtggctgtGCCACAGCACCAAAAAGGGCGAGGTcccacagcggcggctgaTGGCACTCTTTCAGTCTCTCTACAACGCGCTGCGTCGCGGTGCCAAGGCGATTTTTCAGTTTTACCCGAGCGACCCTGAGCAGGTGCACCTGATTACCCGAGCTGCCATGAAATGCGGCTTCAACGGTGGCGTCGTGGTCGACTTCCCCCACTCGGCACGTGCCAAGAAGTACTACCTCGTGCTGCAGGCGGGTCAGGCTCAGGGTGGGTTTGTACCGCCACCGGCTTTGACAGCTGAGGTGGAGAGCGTTAGCGACAGCGATGATGGCGGCAGTGAAGGCGACTCCGCGAGCAGTGGAGAGGCGTTCTACGACAGCGGAGCAAATGGCGTTGAGAACGACGACGAACTCTACGACTCAAACAGCCGCAAACGTGTTCGTGTAGGAGGGCGGGACGTGCAGCATAGCAGCAAGCGCGCTCGAGCGTCCTCTGCACACAGGCAAAGGCACCGTCGCAAGGACAACCGCCCTGCCACCGGCACACGCGAGTGGGTGCTGCTcaagaaagaggagcgacGCCGGCGAGGTTACCAAACCACCACCGACTCGAAGTACACGATGCGACAGCGTAAGCCTCGGTTTTGA
- a CDS encoding hypothetical protein (TriTrypDB/GeneDB-style sysID: LpmP.20.2470), translated as MNPDGESEAGSIAEPLPHEQITMLLNIKDFQEKVEQDPANLCCVIVTSTLCRHCGIRRIPYPKVTLPNANTTGNEVSEGEDEDADAGSDEGYVDEDDSQAGGGAAHSTGAGHFYRDIEEHLVHNRDTAPQRRHVRFFHVCACMEEETCIDFLIAADPAYSVLHKQPTAQETALLHKKAHHQLKELLNFLEVRSTPSMRFYLAGQPLRYTAISSGCNGAAAPKGVTAEMDVLQASGANWIKWFQVLQNAVVVRNEVMRAYDTEEREKARAARAEARRQARLQCKKQVATDEEEDEEVEEAH; from the coding sequence ATGAACCCAGACGGCGAGTCCGAGGCGGGTAGCATTGCGGAGCCACTGCCCCACGAGCAAATCACTATGTTGCTCAATATTAAGGACTTCCAGGAGAAGGTCGAACAGGACCCGGCAAACCTGTGCTGTGTGATCGTGACCAGCACTTTGTGCCGCCATTGCGGCATTCGCCGCATCCCGTACCCGAAGGTGACTCTCCCGAACGCTAATACTACCGGCAATGAAGTCAGCGAAGGCGAGGATGAGGACGCTGACGCGGGTAGTGATGAAGGTTACGTCGATGAGGACGACTCACaggctggtggtggcgcagcgcacagtACCGGGGCCGGCCACTTCTACCGAGACATCGAAGAACACCTAGTTCACAATCGCGACACAGCACcccagcggcggcacgtGCGTTTCTTTCATGTCTGCGCGTgcatggaggaggaaacaTGCATCGACTTTCTGATCGCCGCAGACCCGGCTTACAGCGTGCTCCACAAACAGCCCACCGCGCAAGAGACTGCGCTGCTCCACAAAAAGGCCCACCATCAGCTCAAGGAGCTCCTGAACTTCCTTGAGGTGCGGAGCACTCCATCAATGCGCTTCTACCTTGCAGGGCAGCCACTGCGGTACACGGCGATATCGTCAGGTTGTAatggtgctgccgcgccgaAGGGGGTGACCGCGGAGATGGATGTCCTGCAGGCTTCCGGGGCAAACTGGATCAAGTGGTTCCAAGTGCTGCAAAATGCGGTAGTGGTACGTAACGAGGTGATGCGGGCGTACGACACCGAGGAGCGGGAAAAGGCACGGGCTGCGCGCGCGGAGGCCCGCCGGCAGGCCCGTCTTCAGTGCAAGAAGCAGGTAGCcacggacgaggaggaggacgaagaggtggaggaggcccACTAA
- a CDS encoding hypothetical protein (TriTrypDB/GeneDB-style sysID: LpmP.20.2480), with amino-acid sequence MVRQSPPHMPPRVPSARAPSKFECVDAARNRIQCLGLKAVGAGTGNHSAVQADPASRRRHLPAVPTTPKRAGGRSAVRQLKLGSSVSTTDENLRGAHERRRHLPPGKARPNSVGDRIQNPGPSYHTQLSASTVVTLELPRTHSTPHTVTPMLADGLTSDDLLLLCGVNPGSSKAIWYTTMRAQLEARVLAMSVDQSHRGDNAIANVPRPEEASLSSLRFPAHRTDAASEPLVLPTEVLQLKEPPGVDAVPSEHSTAATRSVTPQAEKVPSVSSSEDNTEEVKEDDEDDGTSSIGTRATSFSSEKAANTLEQGQANALLLTSLKKFRFSPKQLEQMHVNVLSLQALVGL; translated from the coding sequence ATGGTGAGGCAGTCTCCCCCACACATGCCGCCACGCGTCCCTTCCGCGCGGGCGCCCAGCAAATTTGAGTGTGTCGATGCCGCACGAAACCGCATACAGTGCCTTGGGTTGAAAGCGGTCGGCGCAGGTACGGGAAACCATTCTGCTGTGCAAGCAGATCCAGCATCCCGCCGCAGGCATCTCCCTGCTGTACCGACGACACCCAAGCGCGCAGGAGGGAGAAGTGCTGTGCGGCAACTCAAACTTGGTTCTTCTGTTTCCACTACGGATGAGAATCTTCGCGGTGCGCACGAGCGCCGCCGGCACTTACCTCCTGGTAAGGCGCGACCCAATAGCGTGGGAGACCGCATCCAAAACCCCGGCCCTTCGTACCACACTCAGCTCTCCGCAAGCACTGTCGTCACTCTAGAGCTGCCGCGTACGCACTCTACCCCACATACGGTAACGCCAATGCTTGCGGATGGGCTGACCAGCGACGACCTACTTCTTCTGTGCGGTGTTAATCCTGGATCCTCCAAGGCTATTTGGTACACCACGAtgcgcgcgcagctggaggctcGTGTACTCGCCATGTCAGTGGACCAAAGCCATAGGGGTGACAATGCGATTGCCAATGTGCCGAGACCAGAGGAGGCCTCGTTATCGTCGCTACGCTTTCCAGCTCATCGAACTGACGCTGCTTCTGAGCCGCTTGTGCTGCCAACAGAGGTTTTACAGCTGAAGGAGCCACCAGGCGTGGATGCCGTTCCGAGCGAACACTCTACGGCTGCGACACGGTCTGTTACACCTCAGGCAGAGAAGGTACCATCCGTGAGCTCAAGCGAGGACAACACCGAGGAAGTAAAGGAagatgacgaggacgacggtaCCAGTAGCATCGGCACCCGTGCCACTTCCTTCAGCTCGGAGAAGGCCGCTAACACTTTGGAGCAAGGACAGGCTAACGCGCTTCTGTTAACCTCCCTCAAGAAATTTCGATTCTCGCCAAAGCAACTAGAACAGATGCATGTGAATGTTCTTTCTCTCCAAGCACTTGTCGGCTTGTAA
- a CDS encoding serine/threonine protein phosphatase-like protein (TriTrypDB/GeneDB-style sysID: LpmP.20.2490), whose protein sequence is MSALDSDAVCYYLYDPKLVPPARNKYIRVVSELLAGYYDSSYVDNVNIMDILRGGTMEVVELCEDAKCVLSKEPTVLDLRVSEEDEFVFVGDIHGQFNDLLHSVLSVQLAKSAPVPPKCTNVATQPTQCIDDRKGNCEVDPPLFVASAPTLSSSSASLSSSTAALCRRDDSNDFGTDAGKIVRFLFLGDYVDRGPRAVEVIVLLLALKIEYPKHVFLLRGNHEEAQTNRLYGFFNECRAKFLMVPRTCAPMPDVKSKYVDVCASLIQRSPKNAAKENAGVEYHSSHEHLLHLGGMCTSQLAFDSASSRGNSSNTEAKSSLTDPDVDAWMSFNATFRWLPLVAVVRCCAGLFFCTHGGLSPTLRRITQLDRLKRETYGTGLCETITPQLLLSCGVTGSPERSPPGAYGSPTSKREANQIIDGLLWSDPSDHEAGCQVNVRGCGYSFGADVTRRFLDSNSGYAPSQPLLLQLEVNQEDEEEWGSCPGATPPGKDQHGESQRMHFIMRAHQCVKAGFQWNQEGLVVTLFSAPNYCGMNGNKGAIAILRGEAQAPGTSIQLGFKVYDTYKSPLPIGGSQVTLSKSEQTKSGSNPSAAGGTPSRCPALPLRDRNIVNNPILEAYFGSITTPES, encoded by the coding sequence ATGTCTGCACTCGACAGTGATGCTGTGTGCTACTACCTATATGACCCAAAGTTGGTTCCTCCGGCGCGCAACAAGTACATCCGCGTCGTTTCGGAGCTGCTTGCCGGATACTATGACTCTTCTTACGTCGACAACGTCAATATTATGGACATTCTGCGCGGTGGGAcgatggaggtggtggagctgtGCGAGGATGCTAAGTGCGTCCTCTCGAAGGAACCAACGGTGCTCGACTTGCGGGTGAGTGAAGAGGACGAGTTTGTGTTTGTAGGCGACATCCATGGCCAGTTCAACGACTTACTGCATAGTGTCTTGTCTGTTCAGCTGGCAAAGTCTGCCCCAGTGCCGCCAAAGTGCACAAATGTCGCTACGCAGCCAACACAGTGCATAGATGACAGGAAGGGCAACTGTGAAGTGGATCCACCACTGTTCGTCGCTTCAGCCCCGACGCTGTCCTCATCCTCTGCGTCTCTGTCCTCTAGCACTGCCGCTCTGTGTCGCCGCGACGACAGTAACGATTTCGGAACTGACGCGGGAAAGATAGTTCGGTTTTTGTTTCTCGGGGACTACGTTGACCGTGGCCCGCGCGCGGTGGAGGTAATTGTGCTTCTCCTGGCTCTCAAGATCGAATACCCGAAGCACGTCTTTCTCCTGCGCGGCAATCACGAAGAGGCCCAGACCAACCGCCTGTATGGCTTCTTTAACGAGTGCCGTGCAAAGTTCCTTATGGTTCCACGCACCTGTGCCCCCATGCCTGACGTAAAGTCGAAGTACGTTgacgtgtgtgcctctctcatCCAGCGCTCACCGAAAAACGCTGCGAAGGAGAACGCGGGGGTGGAGTACCACAGTTCGCATGAACATCTTTTGCACCTGGGGGGAATGTGCACCTCCCAACTAGCTTTCGACTCTGCCAGCAGCCGAGGGAACAGTAGCAACACGGAGGCGAAGTCCTCCTTGACCGACCCCGATGTGGACGCGTGGATGTCGTTCAACGCGACCTTTCGCTGGCTCCCGTTGGTGGCCgtcgtgcgctgctgcgcaggatTATTTTTTTGCACACATGGGGGGCTGAGCCCGACTCTGCGCCGCATTACACAGCTAGACCGTCTTAAGCGGGAGACGTACGGCACCGGGCTCTGCGAGACGAtcacgccgcagctgctgctcagctgcGGCGTGACAGGCAGCCCGGAGCGGTCACCCCCTGGCGCCTACGGCAGTCCTACCTCGAAACGGGAGGCGAACCAGATCATTGATGGCCTCTTGTGGTCGGACCCATCAGATCACGAGGCAGGGTGTCAGGTGAACGTGCGGGGGTGCGGCTACTCATTCGGCGCAGATGTCACCCGTCGCTTTCTCGACTCTAACAGCGGCTACGCCCCCTCACAGCCGCTTTTGCTGCAGCTAGAAGTGAATcaggaggatgaggaggagtggggctCGTGTCCTGGAGCAACACCTCCAGGGAAGGATCAGCACGGCGAATCTCAGCGCATGCACTTTATCATGCGCGCCCACCAGTGCGTCAAGGCTGGGTTTCAGTGGAACCAGGAGGGGTTGGTGGTGACCTTGTTCTCTGCCCCAAATTACTGCGGCATGAACGGCAACAAAGGCGCCATTGCGATACTTCGCGGTGAGGCACAGGCGCCTGGTACTTCGATTCAGCTCGGGTTCAAGGTATACGATACTTACAAGTCTCCCTTGCCCATCGGTGGGTCGCAGGTGACTCTTAGTAAGTCCGAGCAAACGAAGAGTGGAAGCAACCCGTCAGCGGCTGGCGGCACCCCGTCGCGCTGCCCagctctccctctgcgtgACCGAAACATCGTGAACAACCCCATTTTGGAGGCGTACTTTGGGAGCATAACAACTCCAGAAAGCTGA
- a CDS encoding 40S ribosomal protein S19 protein, putative (TriTrypDB/GeneDB-style sysID: LpmP.20.2500), with translation MAALKNKIRRIGKRKGATLKDVSAWRWIKTAARHFKQEGKIFVPNCTELIKSSHGRERAPQNPDWYYVRCAAVLRAIYLRPGVGYGGLSKRFGNKKNYGSRPEHTVNSSTGPLHWACKSLTKLGLVEPGAQSGQRLTRKGHKFADSLAFQVQIRKFGASK, from the coding sequence ATGGCTGCTCTGAAGAACAAGATCCGCCGCATCGGCAAGAGGAAGGGCGCGACCCTGAAGGATGTCAGCGCGTGGCGCTGGATCAAGACGGCGGCCCGCCACTTCAAGCAGGAGGGCAAGATCTTTGTGCCGAACTGCACCGAGCTCATCAAGAGCTCCCACGGCCGCGAGCGCGCTCCGCAGAACCCGGACTGGTACTATgttcgctgcgccgccgtccttCGCGCCATCTACCTGCGCCCTGGCGTGGGTTACGGTGGTCTAAGCAAGCGCTTCGGCAACAAGAAGAACTACGGCAGCCGCCCCGAGCACACCGTCAACTCCTCTACCGGCCCCCTCCACTGGGCCTGCAAGTCTCTGACGAAGCTTGGGCTTGTGGAGCCTGGTGCGCAGTCTGGTCAGCGTCTGACCCGCAAGGGTCACAAATTCGCTGATTCCCTGGCCTTTCAGGTCCAGATCCGCAAGTTCGGTGCAAGCAAGTAA
- a CDS encoding hypothetical protein (TriTrypDB/GeneDB-style sysID: LpmP.20.2510): MTVDFDLILFIKETQLQHGLRAEDYARYHHYITNRLATLRQQLSFSNDKKKFLHKEVTPQNATDVRHLMLLALYAERCWAEAESMQMQLQAKKESRRGDANIPKGGVPPQDQYRKRLNKSVKWAAKLHEVANQVASDRVKKECTAYLKDTTGRCHASHGKFKEAKEAFLEARETYATLRCMSSEEQWVVIACKMNELDDRVTYCMQRLEEDPTTYRPAPIFVTPSSDGGAADSAVAMSGVSQVSWNERTLNVYSIRVKDALREAQAVEVESAVAKVQETRGVVPVGQSNRVLDLMDRRINYYNDALAHARQDLRAAPEGASKTEYQLIVHYILFHVAQESLRRTFFLADLYSRRFEATERTLKSTGATWDSQSSSFPRKHKQQRHRKKAEVAPMQYASPLEVVRLFQAAAGSVDEMELLPGVAGRDDVEALHAVCAAGQLFFTGESWRVSAAWPLAMKYYCAALAFLREAKGPYVASLHEHIEQRLMQGAAEVVLTASSMGVNVNAKGSSPLVTYLIDADERTTQVAQGVVRFPPDYHAVPCKPVFVDIASTFVDYPLSGDDEAGMNDCAGAKAASTPAMPRNTNAATPPPKKKGWMFGWVS; the protein is encoded by the coding sequence ATGACAGTGGACTTTGACTTGATACTTTTCATCAAGGAgacacagctgcagcacggcctcCGCGCCGAGGACTACGCCCGTTATCACCACTACATCACTAACCGCCTCGCCACcttgcggcagcagctgagctTCTCcaacgacaagaagaagtTTTTGCACAAGGAGGTCACTCCGCAGAACGCGACGGATGTTCGCCATCTGATGCTGCTCGCCTTGTACGCCGAGCGTTGCtgggcagaggcggagtCGATGCagatgcagctgcaggcgaagaaggagTCGCGCAGAGGCGACGCCAACATACCAAAGGGCGGTGTACCACCACAAGATCAATATCGCAAGCGCCTGAACAAGTCAGTAAAATGGGCCGCGAAGTTGCATGAGGTGGCCAACCAGGTCGCCTCAGACCGGGTCAAGAAGGAGTGCACAGCGTACTTGAAGGACACCAccggccgctgccacgcctcACACGGTAAGTTcaaggaggcgaaggaggcaTTCTTGGAAGCCCGTGAAACTTACGCTACGCTGCGGTGCATGAGCAGCGAGGAGCAGTGGGTTGTGATCGCGTGCAAGATGAATGAGCTCGACGATCGCGTGACGTACTGCATGCAGCGCCTCGAGGAAGACCCCACCACCTATCGGCCCGCGCCGATTTTCGTCACTCCCAGTTCCGATGGTGGGGCCGCAGAcagcgcggtggcgatgAGCGGTGTTTCGCAGGTGTCCTGGAACGAACGCACGCTAAATGTCTACAGTATCAGGGTCAAGGATGCGCTTCGCGAGGCCCAGGCGGTGGAGGTAGAGTCGGCCGTGGCGAAGGTGCAGGAGACGCGTGGGGTGGTGCCGGTGGGTCAGTCGAACCGTGTCCTTGATTTAATGGACCGCCGCATCAACTACTACAATGATGCGCTCGCGCACGCTCGCCAGGACCTGCGCGCGGCGCCGGAGGGCGCCAGCAAGACGGAGTACCAGCTTATCGTGCATTACATTCTCTTTCACGTGGCGCAGGAGTCCCTGCGGCGTACCTTCTTCCTGGCTGATCTTTACAGCCGCCGTTTTGAGGCAACAGAGCGGACGCTGAAGAGCACCGGTGCCACGTGGGATTCGCAGTCGTCCTCATTTCCTCGCAagcacaagcagcagcgccaccgaaAGAAGGCGGAGGTAGCACCGATGCAGTACGCATCGCCGTTGGAAgttgtgcgcctcttccagGCTGCGGCTGGGAGCGTGGACgagatggagctgctgcccGGCGTTGCAGGGCGAGACGACGTCGAGGCGCTACATGCCGTCTGCGCTGCCGGCCAGCTCTTCTTCACCGGTGAGAGCTGGAGGGTGTCGGCTGCGTGGCCGTTGGCGATGAAGTACTACTGCGCCGCCTTGGCATTCCTGCGGGAGGCCAAGGGCCCGTATGTAGCATCGCTGCATGAGCACATTGAGCAGCGCTTGATGCAGGGAGCCGCTGAGGTGGTGCTCACTGCATCGTCCATGGGTGTGAACGTCAATGCAAAAGGCTCGTCTCCGTTGGTGACTTATCTGATCGACGCAGACGAGAGGACGACCCAGGTGGCGCAGGGAGTCGTGCGTTTTCCGCCCGACTACCATGCCGTGCCGTGCAAGCCTGTGTTTGTCGACATCGCGTCAACCTTCGTGGACTACCCGCTAAGCGGCGACGATGAGGCGGGGATGAATGACTGTGCGGGCGCTAAGGCTGCAAGCACGCCCGCAATGCCGAGGAACACCAATgcagcaacgccaccacCAAAGAAGAAGGGTTGGATGTTCGGTTGGGTAAGTTAA
- a CDS encoding amastin-like surface protein, putative (TriTrypDB/GeneDB-style sysID: LpmP.20.2530): MGLNTVFVVYAALQFIAFVFVVVGTPIDMFRVKPMFREGTVPCLTLWGGKFHCFDLSYDFRPESVFVNCTSRLMRFRVAEAFAIISIFVYGAAFALGVLMLFCCPIGRWICLGLNIVGAVTLGVVWASMSVAYTVDEMNCSMLSFEFHYGAGFALFVAAWALDVINIFVVVLSICTTASAESGQVEHKE, from the coding sequence ATGGGGTTGAATACCGTCTTTGTGGTCTACGCGGCCCTCCAGTTCATCGCGTTCGTctttgtggtggtggggacgCCGATCGACATGTTTCGCGTCAAACCGATGTTTCGGGAGGGTACTGTGCCGTGCTTGACTTTATGGGGAGGAAAGTTTCACTGTTTCGATCTCTCGTACGATTTCAGACCTGAGTCTGTATTTGTGAACTGTACAAGCCGCCTGATGCGTTTCCGAGTTGCTGAGGCGTTCGCTATCATCTCCATCTTCGTGTACGGCGCGGCGTTCGCCCTGGGCGTCCTCATGCTGTTCTGCTGCCCTATCGGACGCTGGATATGCCTGGGGCTCAACATTGTGGGTGCCGTCACCCTGGGCGTTGTCTGGGCTTCCATGTCGGTTGCCTACACTGTCGATGAGATGAACTGCTCAATGTTGAGTTTTGAGTTTCATTATGGTGCCggcttcgctctcttcgtgGCAGCCTGGGCGCTGGATGTAATTAACATCTTCGTCGTGGTGCTGTCAATCTGCACTACGGCTTCCGCTGAAAGTGGCCAGGTGGAACACAAGGAGTGA